Genomic window (Juglans microcarpa x Juglans regia isolate MS1-56 chromosome 2S, Jm3101_v1.0, whole genome shotgun sequence):
CTCCCAGCGTTTTTCTTCTTCACCTACACTAATGCAAAATACCACACGAGTGAAAAAGCGGGGTTACTTGTTACCTGGATTCAATTGCACAAGTTTCCGAGCCTCTTAGGAATGAGCGGCGCCACCAAATCTGGAAGGCTTTGCTTAGATTAGGACATTCAGTGCCATGCTTGGAGAAACACTGAAACCATTCCATAAACAGTGCATACTGCTGCTTCAAAGGAAGAGTAAGGAGTATCTGACCCATTGCTTCCTCCAATGCCTTCATGTCGAGCCCTTTCCGGCATCTCTGCAGCCAACCAAAGTCCAACAGCATTGGGCTGAACCATGCCAGGAGAAGCCCTGATCTTGATTCTGAACGGCAGTGCAGTTTTCTGGTCCCCATTGCAATGAAGAGAAGGGCTGTAACCCTGCTGAGCTCGTACCTGACCATTGGAGATGTATTCTCATGCATTCCAAGCAGTTCTCCCTGATCTGCCCACATATCCACAAGCTCCTCAGCCATTTGCCCATCAAGCAGGATTTCTAGCAACCAATTGATGTTATCAACTTGCCTTGAGATCCGTTCGATCAAGGGCCTATCCTTTTCCTTCTTTGTCAATCTCTCATGAGGAATTGTGCCGGAGGCTTCCTCAAACAAGCTAACAAGTGAACTCAGGCACGACTGGCAAGCAATGTAAAGATCTTCCTTATTGAGGTCAGATTGGTCCTTCTCATAGACTGAACTTTTACAAAGGAGACCCTTGACTAATGACTTTAGCTCATTCCTAGCATTGGCCTCAGTACAACTGGTGATAGACAAAACAAGCTGTCTGGCTAAATGTTGTTGGGAATCTACCGAGTCACGAGAGTACAGTCTGGCTAAAATATCTCTAGTTGTTGCACAATCAAACTTAAATCTTGTAAATAGGATCCTCAGtttctcctcttcctcctcagtCCAAGGAACAGCCTCGATGTACTCTAAGCAGGACAAAACTCCCTTGGTGAACATGATACCTGCTGATACCTAGTAATAATAAGAGAGGTACACAACTGTTATAACAGATACCATAGTTGATATCTTGCAGAAGCCTTCTCAACACCTCCCCTCTCTCCCCATCtcatttcttgtctttttttgaaatgatcATGTTGTCCGTCATAGCACTAAATACTAATGTAAGGAACATGAACACATAACATATGCATAAACGGCAAATTCATGGAGAGCCCCAAATCTTACTAGAAGAccacatttttttacattaatactgatgggcaccaagatggacctagtcttaaagatcctttattatttttattgttaccATTTGAACCTTAGACATATGCCAATCTAAACTTCTGCAGGAGTACGAATTGTTGAGTGTTAACACTTTGGCACGGAAGGGCATCTTGCACCTAATCACTTCATAAATAAGGCTTGCTAGACATAACAAGTGAACATGTCAATGTTATTATTAAGCTTTAGATGTAATTGAAAGAAGTTATCCTTTTTAGAGAAGGATTCAGATCAAGGATTTGTTGAATTCTCCACAATACCAACTTAAAAGAAGATTATCTTGTAAtcctctgttttttttaatctacaCATTTTTGTCAATTATTTCCATGGGTCTCTCTAAGACTATCTTTTATGTTGCCTTGCGGATATTtgcttcttttcatttcttggaaTTTGTAATTTCTGTCATAtactatcttcttcttcttcttctcttttttatttttattattgagtgCGTTAGGTGCATTTGCTCCAACATCTACAACAAACCTCACATGAAGTAGTATAAAATGAATCAGTAGTGATCATAACTTGATATAGATGCAGAATCAttgattataatattaattggcCTAGTTCAAATTACCGGTGGACGAATTTTCACCTTGATAGAAGTTTTTGTATGTATTTACactcaaaaaaatctaaattatacAATTCCCCAGGAAATCTAAAATTGTcccaaaatctaaaactttcaATTGAATGATATATAACATCGGCAagcaacaataaaaaaaaattatctggcACTCCATTTTGATACTGATTGTGAAATTGGGTTTCTGTGTCAGACAAAAATATTGGTAATAATATCAGCAAGCTAACATTCCCCTGTGCTACCAGGCATGCCAAGCTCCATATTCATGTACAGTCAAAAGAAAAGGGGATACATAACTGGAAAGTGGAAACCATCATACACAAATAGGTCTTGATAGCCTACTTAGTTTGTCAACCTCTTTCTTTCATGTAATGTCATTTTTTGCATCTTTTCCCCAATCCCAACTACATTGTAGGTAGCTCGATGCCCCCAAAGGGGAACTTAGGGGGTAACATACTAACAGTCTGCTCTAGTTCCCTGAGATGGCATAAAGGGTGTAAGggatcaatctttttttttttttttttttttttataggtaagcgTAACGGATCAATCTACTCAAAGCAGGAAGGTAAAcattcagaagaaaaaaaaacaaaaaacaagggaaaaaaaaaaaaagctggaaGGTAAACCCCGCAACTGAAATTATAGGTTTGTGACTTGTCAAATAAGGTAGTCTGAAAAACAACAAATGTCATCGCTATGGCCATTTTTTAGAGGaaccttttcttttcccaataatatgaatgcataattgcgaaatgaagaaaatgtatCAACCAAAAGTCAGTGTGTCATCCTAAATGTCGCAAGCAATGGATTTACCAAAGAACATAAACCACTAATTCATCCACAAAAACCTAGGACTCAAACGTATTCATTGAATAAAAGCGAATAGAAACTAACTCATTTTGCAACCAAACAGTTGAGATGGGTTGGACATGATGCTGCAAGCAAGCACCTGGTATGGACCTAAATGATCTCTCATTTATCTGATTTATGAATCATAATCCAAAAAAACAGATGCATTTTGAAGCGGTTTTTTCCCTTTCGAATCAGACAGTGCATCCCATCCAAtttccaatatatattttgcaaggAAATAACAACTTCTTTgtttgtatatgtcccatgtacttggtttcgcctattttaataaaattcttatttactgttaaaataaataaatcttcttcttcgttttcaGGTGAGAcaagatttcaaatgaaagctACTGAAGATAAATAAGTGATTGATGACGCAGAACAGCACTATGAAAAAGTACTTGCGTGCATGTGCCCCTTGTCACAGGTTCGATTACCCCTAggatcaaactgcgatttaagtgggaggccatgacagtgggttgttgtgctagtctccccAGTGGTTAGCTTCCGTGGTTGAGTCCTATGAGCTCTGCCATGGGGTGGTTCCCCcgtcatataaaaaaaaatgctcttttttattctaaactagGCTCCACCACCAGTCATCAAAATTAGAAACCGCTTACCTTAAGATGGAAGCAACCATACTCCCTCATACCATCAGAACGCAATCTCACTGAAACACAATTCTAATCCATCAAATTCACAGCCACCCAAGTCCTAAAAATACTTCTTAAAGCAACATGCATGCAGTCTAACTGAAAAGCGTTCTAATTTTAGATAcaacataaatatattgataCACACGAATCCAACAATGAAAAACTTccaataaaaagagaaaaaatgcatggaaacccccctctttctctctaaGTTATTACTAATAAGCGCAAGAACTCGCAAGAAACTACAGTTTCAACAAACCCAGAAACAAAAacttaaagaaagaaagaaagaaagaaagaaaaaagaaggtaaATTAAACAAACCCAAATaccactaacctcaagtatgtcGATGCACCTATACGCACCGATCTTCAAGAGCCGCTTTGGAATATCGTCCTCGAACATCAGCTCGATGGTCTGCCTAAATGCCCCTAGGTTCTCAACATCCGGGACCTCGATCCTACACATCTTCCGCCCCGAAGACGAGCTGTTTGACTTTCTCTTATATTCACTGATCAAACCCGAGAATACATCCGAACTCGCGCTCAGAACCTCCGAGTTAAGCTCCAAGACCAAGCACGCACCACTCTTCCCTCTCAAGTTCAACCTCACGTCAAATACATCGTCATTATCAGCGCTTCGGGAGCTAGAGGAAGAGCACGCCGGTGCGGCCCGGAAGCTTTGCGATTTGGAAAGAGTTGCAGAGGAATCGACGGCGGGGATTGCTTCTGGGACGGTGGAATCGGTGTCAATGGGGAGACTCGGCCAGGGGACAAGATTCTGCGGGCGTCGATCCGGGTCCGCCCCACGATGCCCAGACCAGATTTGGAGCTCTGGGGCGAGTTGGGGACGGAGTTGGAAGGGGGTTTTGAGAGGGTTTCGGACTTGGTGGTGGGAAAAGATTTGAAGCGAGAAAGAGACAAACTTTCGGGGCTAGAAGGCGGGACCGTGAACGAGCAACACCATGATCGGCGGCGAGCCTGGGAGTGCAGGCGGGTGGAATGGTCCATTTCCGGGCCGGAGTCGTAGAGAGGtagtgtgtgtgcgtgtgtgtgagagagagagagagcgtgagagcgAGTGAACTGTTACAAATGTGGAAGTCAGTGTCGACGATTTTTCTTGGAAATCGTGAGGAATTTCGGAGCACTTCGGATGGTTTGATCTCTTTCTTTGGCGAAGGAATCTCAATCCatcactttttttcctttcattttcctttttaattctCTTTGAAAGTTTTACATAAAACTCTCCGCATTACATACTATACGTTTTTACTTtcctttttaagttttgaaaaataaagaaaataatttgaatataaatattataaaattatttgagtataatttttatttaaaatttaaaaatattgttctattttttaaaaaattgtaatgattagatgaaaaaaataaataatattttatatttaaataatatttaaaaataaaatatctgaaatagaatattttaaaacaattgtATTGCTAAGTGTAACCTAAAATTAGGATGGATTTGCTTGGACTAGCCGTTGAGTTTCATTGCGAggaagttaaaaattttattaattttaggGCAACGGAGAGAAATAGGGATTGAAGTCAATGACATCAAATGTCAAAGTCTAAAGACATACTTGAAGTCCGGAGCTCAAAAGCATTAATAAGTGTAGATATACCCAAATGGCAACCTTAATTTAAAGCTTAaaccaaacaacaaaaaacaaGTGTAGACTTAGGAAGAGCCAATATTCAATTTCAAGTTGCATAACACAGACCAAACAAAATCATTTGTACAACCACGTGATAAAATTCAAACTACATAACACCATTGACTATAGACCGTtcgaattatttgatgttttaatatatgtttgaaGCTTTGATTACTAAGTAAATGATTTAAACAAGTAATGATtcatctataatatttttacaatttattgaaaaaaatagtataaataacGTGGTATTATCAATCTAACAGGTTTTACATATTCTAATGTATATGTTGttgatttaattaaaaaataagaaaatatgcactgaaaatagacaaaaataaaaaatagtaatattgCATTATTATAAAGATTGATATGActaatctaataaataattctatttgaatgtCTTTACAGTAACACTATCAAGTATCAACGtgacatattttaatttagaagataaattttaaaatttgaatattacatattaaattatGCCGATAGGTTTAGATTTTGAATGatggtgaaaaataaaaaaaagtaacataTTAGTCAAAGagtaatgataaataaaatcatgGATTGTGTAAGTACCgcacactcattttaaaaaatagtaagattcaccattaaaaagttatttttttcatgtgggtattctatttactcatttttttcaaaataagtgtgCAACGCTTATGTAgcctatgactgcaaatataatttattttaaacaaatattgtgtaatttttttcctaaactaaTAACAGTGTCATGGGGTCTAAGAGGATAAAACCATAGTTTTCAATTTCGTTATGTTCTAACCATTCCaactaaaatttttcatttcagtaCTCGGTACAATATACCTCATCGTTCTGTCTCGTATCAAATTTCGGTCCATTTCCACCATCCCAATCAAATTTCAACCATTCCAACTTTGTAATCTCTTGAGTTTTcatggtatttttgtaaatttttaatctaggtggtatttaattaattctaaaatgtatttatctaatttaaatatcattatttttaatcatttatttactgttgtaattttttttttttttttgcgtctcaactcaagtttataatttttttaatattatattttgacactaatatctctattttttaatattttttaacgtaTATTCATTTGATGATTGCCAATTCTTCCATACATATACCTACGTATCATAATCcacacttacatatatatacgtatTTATTCGATtagttatcaatttatatatacttatatatattattagttaatcTCAAAATGGTATGTAAAAACgcattgaaatattttattctaatatcaCGTGAACTGAATTagaaagatgaaaaattttacatATCACTTCTTACACAACACATCAATTtgttatttgtcatttttgtagTAAGAGTGCACAGCAAAATACCTCATGCATAACTTTTCGAGTTGTTCCACAAATTTATCTAACTTGATCAAATAATCTAGTTGATGAGGGCTATAAATAGCTCTCGCCGTGCACCACTCACGTCTTTAATCCTCGTAATAATGTGGCGATTGCCACTTTTAGGGTGTGtatgaatgttgaagtgagttgagttgtgatgataaaatattattagaatattattttttaatattattattattatgaaatttgaaaaagttgaattgtttattatattttgtattgagatttgaaaaagttataatgatgagttgagatgagttgaggtgaatttggtaaccaaacgaagccttaatctGAAGCATGTAACCGGCAATGCATTACGTGGGGGTCTGTCCATGTGGGAGCCctccattttatatttatttatttttatttaaatatatacacatgtgtaaatatatatataaaaataaaaaaaaataaattacatattgtGAAGATGAGtataataaaaagatagatAAAACAGTTATAATCCATAGGATGAGCACGTGGGGGTAACCGGCAAGAATTTCGGGACAACTCCTGCCTCACGTCTTTGACTTAAACCAGCAATCGATCGCAATCAATCAAACTCCATCGAACCCGAAACCGACACCGACAACCAGCGATCCTACACGCACACACACGTATAACCCCACATGCACCAACATCCTCTCCTCGTGGCACCCTTTCATTGGCTGAGACGCCTGATTTCATCCCTACCAAAAACGCGCACACACAATTTCTGACCGCGAAGAGTTCTTAATCCTCACCCGCCACGTTTCAGATCGTGCCACCCCTGCAAGCCACGTATAAAAATCCTGAAAGGTTCGAGGTCGCCACGTGACATGTCGTGGTGCAGTACGTCACAGCAGCTCTGTTATAATCATGCAGATCTATTCCTATATAAAGGGGTGGCTCTCAACCTTTTGAACGATGATCGCTTCGATCTGTGATATATTAAagataaaaggaaacaaaaatggAAGGGGTAGGAGGAGCATCTTCGGTGAGGATTGATAGGAAATCTTCCATAGATTCCGAGCCCAGAACTTTGAGCATCGATCAAATCCACTATGCCAGGgtaacaacatatatatatatatatatatattgcttctctttttcatatttatatatatacgatTTTACAGtgtttttagagagagagagagagagagagagagagattatggcATAggtttgtgatagtttttattttttgtttgtaggaGACAGCGCTGTATGTGATGAAAACTATGTCCATTGAAGATGCAATGATTATTTTCACGCAGGTAAAGCAAAGCCTAGCTAGCATTGGAAAGAGATCAGAACTCTTGAGAGagatcaaaatttcataaattttacagAGTTTTTATATGAATCATGGTGATCATGAtcactaattatatatttttggtttattGATTTCAATGATATCTGCCATATGTAGCAAGAGGCCCAAATCctttaccatgcatgcatgcatgcggcTTAAAGTTTGATCAGGTGGATAACTCTCAGGCATGATGATCCTTTGGTAGTTtaatgcacatatatatatatatatatatatatatatatatatatatgcaagaaacaattaattaagaatCTGCTTGACGTATGTggatataatataattttcttgcTAGCACTTGGATTATTTACGTACGTACAAAACAGACATactacttttcttttctcttgtcATTGCATAGAGATTTTTGGTCGGTGAAACAATTGTCGTGTTGCAATCCAAAGATATTGCTTGTAATTTTACTATGGTACTTGTCCAGAATCTCTGGCCTGTCTTAGATCTTTGTATCATGTTTTTCTTCGAtaattattactatatatatatatatatgtgtgtgtgtgtgtgtgtgtttctgcAACTGATTGATCTAATTTACCAAATTCCAAATGGTTTGCAGGGACTAGAACCAGTTGTTAGTGCTGGAAGGAcgtgtaataaaaataatgcaaTATTGACAGATACAGGTGAAGAGCTGGAGCATGCAGCTGGAGATCAGCATCTACCGGCTGGACCCAGGGATATTGCATCTGCACCTttctagtttgttttttttgtcaCATACTATGCcaatttttccttcttcttcttcttcttcttttcttttgtcatGTAAAGAACATGATGCTCGGTTCGTGTACAGGATGGAATTTTGCCTTTCCATGATCATTCTATTTGATTGTTTCTCGTGATGATcatattttcaagattttttcaagtacttggaaaaaaaaaactccatgaTTATTAATTGTGACGTACCATATTGTTCAAATAACacgagtaatactatatatcaCACCACCATCATACTTTCATCCTACCATGTtagatatgacatatttataCTATTCGATGATtctatctaataaaaaattatttaatagtgataaatgtagCACATCTTATATAGTTGGATGAAAGTGAGATAGTGatgtgatgtatagaattttcttatatataatgcatgttgctattaataaaagattaatattattGAGTGTTTAAGAATTGATTAGTGAACCTctcaataattaaatataatatatatattttaattttttgatatgaCAATGCATGTCCaaaaccattttctttaaaattttgtcaattacacgtatcatattttaatatttgaagtgattttttattatataaagtcatcaaaatatattatgactGGAGATTCAAAGATCTACAATGAAGAGTTGCTCTAGATAATTATCAGATCATTCACATCGGGCTAGTCAATGTTTAGTTAATCAGCGTAGCTAGTACGTACCAAAGCTTAGATTTTCTTTGTTTCGAGTCTTTGACCGTCCAAATGTGGGAAAATTAATGGTATTCTTTGGCTGCTGGGCTAACCAAAATCTAATTTGGCTCAAATAATATGAATTCCCCTGACCAAATGACCAAAGAACAAAAGGAGTAAGAAGATACAGAAAACACACTGCATACAGAGAACTGAGGAGAAGCTTTTTTCTTGGGTTTttcccgtttggatagtgaaaatgttttatctcatatcatcattacaactttctcaagtttccacacaaaatataataaacaattcaactttttcaaatctcaaaacaataataatattaaaaattaacattctaacaatattttattaacttttaacttttatttaaaatcatcacatctcatctcattatccaaactgcACCGTGTCACTTACTAAATAGACATCCTTGTACAAAAGCCAATCAAATAGCCACCTATGAAACAGAGCACCTGGGCTGAGTATGGCAACAAAGATGTTCTCACaaaaaattttttcaaacattgCCCTCATGGACTCGGAGCAGTTATTAGAAACACTGAAGAAAATTCTATTAGCAATAGAATCACCAAGTACATACAAGCTCGCAGGGCATCAATGGGATGATAAAATCGATCCGATATCAATGCCACCAAAATTCGGGAGTTTCAACAGAAATGATTCCACCGTATAAGAGGATCAATCACAAATAATAAACACACTATCTTACAAGTAATTTTGTGATATAATTTCATGGGTgaaatatagaagaaaaaatgtaaaGTGGCTGATCCTTTTTTCGACCCCTCAGCTATCCAGTGGTGAGTCTAGATCATTCATGTAAATACGATCCTCCTGATGAAAACTGGCTTCCTGAACATTGCATCCATCTAAACTCGGTCCAGCAGTCTCGTCCCAGTCCCAATTGATGATGTTCATCAAGTCATGGAAAAAACGATCATGGTCATGATCAATTTCATCATGACTGAGATTCTGTCAAATCCATAAGCAAATTGTACATGAGTAGGATAGAACTTCAAGGACAACATGCAAGCAGAAGATAACAgtacatgaagaaaaacattagGAGTTTTTGTCTATACCATTAGCATGGAAAAAGTAGAGGTTCACAAACAATTAAGATCACGCCATCCAATCAAAAACATCAACAACGATATAATATACTCTCACTTTCAGTAGTAGAttattcattttccaaaaccaacaaattctatttgaatttaaatttgtataCTTCATGAAAATTTGTATACAGGAATGTGGTATGCATGTCTAGAATAAGAATTTGTCCACACTCTTCCCACTATTAATAACAGTGTTATGAAAATCAAGTGAGTTATAAACTGGTCTCAaatcatatgatatatattatatattttgataagtagtCTTAAAAGTTCACGAAACTTAGTAAAACTTAGAAGGCAACTAAGGTTGTTGTTtccaatatcatataattttaaaattacaacgAATCTCTGGTAAGATCATTGATTAACAGCTTGTTTACAGGTTTGCACaactttatcattattttcaaaattgccTTAGAAAATGGGCTGAGAAAGGAATGGAAAAGAATGAAATATGGATTGCCAATATTAGAAATACTATATGTTGCACAATTGGGATCCAGCTATCTGTATTGTGGTTCAGTGGTGAGTTAATATGATAGAAATGAATGATACTCGGCAATTATCACATTAAAAAACATGAATGTTTTAGATCAGACAAGTGAACAATGTCCAAATCTTTTGGTAAGTGTGTAATGAACGGTGAACATTAGAAAATATGTCATGCTTAAAATTCCGGCCACAAATAGATTAAGGAGATATTGCTGTCACCCACCTTATTTTGTTCATCTCCACACGAAATCACTGAAATCCCCTCACACTGTGATGGCACAGTCTCAGATAGACATGACTCAGACATCGCGCCAACCAATGATGTGGTGCCAATACCAGCTGAACTGATATTGTTATTAGGCAGCATAAAATTTGGGGTAGACGTGCCAGCCAAGTTAACATCTTCTGCACAGTCAGCCTCCTCAACATCACTCCAATCACTCCAATCTTCTTCTTTAAATGGTGCTCCATACTGGGCACCAATTCTAGGCCCTCGGCCCTCCTTCTGAAAAATCTTACAAAGCACATATGTGTTCTGCGAGACAAATGTCACAAGAATCAATTCAAAAAACGGCCACCATAGCACCATCGATTGGTCTTACATATGAAGGAACAAAAATGGAAATATGGTATAACTTATACATATCACTCCTCTATGATCCATTTTTTGAAAgggataaaattatttctctgCCATTTTTTCTCGCTCTCCTTCAGAAGGAAAGGCATTAGTAAGAAATTACTAATTGTCTCTTGAGGACAATACATTTCAAAATTACCCTTACAAAGATTTCCAGATTTTGAAGTATGCATATTTGTAGAGCAATTTCGGAAACTCGCATAAAGATATACATGTGTTTaggaacaggaaaaaaaaatgaagcatcTACAAAATGGAAAGACTGACAAATAATACAGCCCGGAGGGAGTAAATGCATTTACAAAACTATCCTTGTTTCAACATGgcataaaactcaataaacaaGAACCCTTTTACATGGAGATTATGGAAACACGCATATATTAAACTACTAAAGAGGATGGAAACTTCATAAATAAAGAAGCCAACAAATACACACacattaatatttctttttcttttttcaaaattaaaattgagtGATTTTTTCAGATTGTTGTATTCAGTGGAGATAAGAAGATAGGGCAGGGACCAACTATGCTGGAGACAAACAGCCTCTAAAAAGTTTAAAGTTTGGTCATACTATAAGGTGATACTAAATCAGCACCATATTtgcttttccttggaagaggaTTTGGAAGGCTCATGTTCCGATAAGGGTggcttttttgtatggacagcagCAACAGGGAATATTCAGACTATAAATAACTTGAGGAAGCACAgaatgattgttttggattAGTGTTTTATGTGCAGGAAAGAAGTGGAATCAGTGAACCATCTACTCCTTCATTGTGAAATGGCTAAAGTGCTGTGGGATGGAGTGTTTGGAAGGGTTGGACTGAGCTGGGTTATGCCAAAAGCAGTGGTCGATTTTCTAGCAAGCTGGACCAACTTTCAAATGCATACTTGTTCCCAAGTGGCAGCCGCATGGAAAATGATGcctttgtgtattatgtggtgtatttggttggaaagaaacgAGAGGTGCTTTAACGATAGGGAACACAA
Coding sequences:
- the LOC121252537 gene encoding LOW QUALITY PROTEIN: BTB/POZ domain-containing protein At2g13690-like (The sequence of the model RefSeq protein was modified relative to this genomic sequence to represent the inferred CDS: inserted 1 base in 1 codon), producing MDHSTRLHSQARRRSWCCSFTVPPSSPESLSLSRFKSFPTTKSETLSKPPSNSVPNSPQSSKSGLGIVGRTRIDARRILSPGRVXPIDTDSTVPEAIPAVDSSATLSKSQSFRAAPACSSSSSRSADNDDVFDVRLNLRGKSGACLVLELNSEVLSASSDVFSGLISEYKRKSNSSSSGRKMCRIEVPDVENLGAFRQTIELMFEDDIPKRLLKIGAYRCIDILEVSAGIMFTKGVLSCLEYIEAVPWTEEEEEKLRILFTRFKFDCATTRDILARLYSRDSVDSQQHLARQLVLSITSCTEANARNELKSLVKGLLCKSSVYEKDQSDLNKEDLYIACQSCLSSLVSLFEEASGTIPHERLTKKEKDRPLIERISRQVDNINWLLEILLDGQMAEELVDMWADQGELLGMHENTSPMVRYELSRVTALLFIAMGTRKLHCRSESRSGLLLAWFSPMLLDFGWLQRCRKGLDMKALEEAMGQILLTLPLKQQYALFMEWFQCFSKHGTECPNLSKAFQIWWRRSFLRGSETCAIESR
- the LOC121252761 gene encoding uncharacterized protein LOC121252761; amino-acid sequence: MEGVGGASSVRIDRKSSIDSEPRTLSIDQIHYARETALYVMKTMSIEDAMIIFTQGLEPVVSAGRTCNKNNAILTDTGEELEHAAGDQHLPAGPRDIASAPF
- the LOC121253200 gene encoding NAC domain-containing protein 82-like produces the protein MGRPPRRQPGYRFHPTDVELVAFYLKRKVRRRRFRPREIAEVNIYKYAPWDLKEKSISSSGDLKWYFFCPVEKKYANGRKLNRSTEFGFWKSTGKCKPVHHNEVLVGSRRTMIFHRQSEEQRERTDWVMREYSLDCKNLAKEKDVQNTYVLCKIFQKEGRGPRIGAQYGAPFKEEDWSDWSDVEEADCAEDVNLAGTSTPNFMLPNNNISSAGIGTTSLVGAMSESCLSETVPSQCEGISVISCGDEQNKNLSHDEIDHDHDRFFHDLMNIINWDWDETAGPSLDGCNVQEASFHQEDRIYMNDLDSPLDS